A region of the Pseudomonas silesiensis genome:
ACTGGAATCTGCCCGAGGCTACCTCGCAAAGCCTGCGCGACGGTTGGCTCGACACCGGCGATATCGGCTACCTCGATGAAGAGGGCTTCCTCAGCATCACCGGCCGGGTCAAGGAGTTGATCAACCGCGGAGGCGAGAAGATTTCCGCGGCTGAAATCGAAACCTGCATTCTCGATATGCCTGGCGTCCTGGAAGCGGCGGCATTCGCCATTGCCGACCCGTTGCTGGGTGAGACGGTGGGGCTGGCCGTGCATGGCCAGGCATCGACGCTGCCCCAGGAGGCGCAAGTCTGCGCATTCATCGCCGAGCGCCTGGCCGCCTACAAGGTGCCGACGCAGGTCTATCGGGCATTCGAGCCCTTGCCACGCAATGCCACTGGCAAGGTGCTCAAGGCACAACTGCAAGAAAAGTTGGGCGCATAACGCCTGCTTAGTCTTTCCGGACGATGTTGCTGCCGGCAGAACACGAACAATGGGTCCATACCAACAAAGCCTTATCAGCGTAGGAGGCATTACATGAAAATAACAAGAACAGGTCTCGTGCTCGCGGTCGCAGTCACAGCCAATAGCGGGCTGATGGGTTATGCGCACGCCGAGGTGTCAGCTCAGGAAGCCGCCAAACTGGGCAAGGAGCTGACCTGTGTCGGCGCCGAGAAAGCCGGGAACGCGGAGGGCACCATTCCGCCGTATACCGGCAAATACCTGGGTGAAGTGCCGGGCTGGAATCATGTGAAGTTCTCCGGTGGCCAGCCGGTTGATCCCTATGCGGCGGAGAAGCCGATCCTGGTGATCACTGCGCAGAACATGAGCCAGTACGAGTCGCACCTGACAGAAGGGCAGAAGACCCTGCTGAAGAAGTACCCGACCACCTACAAAATGAACATCTACCCCGGCCACCGGGATTTCCGCTACCCCGATTACGTTTGTCGCCGCGCGATGGACAATGCGCTGCACGCCAAGCTGGTCAACGACGGTGCAGGTTTTACCGGGATCGGCCAGATACCGTTCCCGATCCCCAAAAACGGCATGGAATTGCTGTGGAATCACCAATTGCCGGCACGTGCCTACACCGAGGAAAAAACCTCCGACCTGGCGTCGGTCCTGCCCAACGGCAGCATTGGCTGGGGGCGTGCCTACGCGCGTAACCTGTCGCCGACCAACTCGCCGACCGTTGATTCAAGGGACGGCGATATTATTGCGTCCTTCAGTAACAACATGACCCTGAAACCGGCTCGCGACAACGGTACTCTCAGCATTGCCCATGAACCCTACAACTTCGGCACCGGTACGCGTCAGGCCTGGTCCTACAGCCCGTCGACACGCCGCGTAAGGCAGCTGCCAGGCTACGGTTTCGATCAGCCGATGATCGGTACCAACGGCACCATGACCGTCGACGAA
Encoded here:
- a CDS encoding DUF1329 domain-containing protein, with the translated sequence MKITRTGLVLAVAVTANSGLMGYAHAEVSAQEAAKLGKELTCVGAEKAGNAEGTIPPYTGKYLGEVPGWNHVKFSGGQPVDPYAAEKPILVITAQNMSQYESHLTEGQKTLLKKYPTTYKMNIYPGHRDFRYPDYVCRRAMDNALHAKLVNDGAGFTGIGQIPFPIPKNGMELLWNHQLPARAYTEEKTSDLASVLPNGSIGWGRAYARNLSPTNSPTVDSRDGDIIASFSNNMTLKPARDNGTLSIAHEPYNFGTGTRQAWSYSPSTRRVRQLPGYGFDQPMIGTNGTMTVDEDRLYNGSPERFTWKLIGKREIYSPANAFKPNTGTVKYADILTPNHPNPDFMRYELRRVWVLEADLKEGYRHVYGKRVLFIDEDTWHSVMADNYDARGQLWKHAMINYYYHPDMSSWQAGSQFFMDLNSGQYTGYGMTNESKKGPILNEGKFTPDQYTADAARAIGR